From Halorubrum salinarum, one genomic window encodes:
- a CDS encoding DUF7837 family putative zinc-binding protein yields the protein MTNNPLSLGHCPTCNREISQAWKLIEYERADGDIGVFAECPTCDEVIKPQENKNKGD from the coding sequence ATGACCAATAACCCACTCTCGCTTGGTCATTGTCCTACCTGTAATCGTGAAATTTCACAGGCATGGAAACTTATTGAATACGAACGAGCAGACGGTGATATCGGTGTTTTCGCTGAGTGTCCAACATGCGATGAGGTTATAAAACCTCAAGAAAATAAAAACAAAGGCGACTAA
- a CDS encoding DUF3179 domain-containing (seleno)protein, with protein sequence MNDSSDSAMNVISVLPKDAIPSIDDPTFGDEYFGGPDDEVLIVDPGDEASPARAYPIRILNYHEIVNDTVPVADGDADSIAVTWCPICGSAVVYEAIVDDRRLTFGVSGKLADDDLVLYDHETDSEWKQSTGECIAGEFAGERLRVRPGPMTTYRAFREAYPDGIVLQPASEGSAAVSGYDPSGYEAYEEREAFGLRGMRGEGPEREWHRDDLDPKTVVLGVTPTDGGALGFPLPVVEAAGGVVEATVGDTDVVVLATDDGLHAFEQPEFELRIESGLVSGDGATWTLTTGESNDGRQLRRVESRRLYAFAWQDDHGRRSFYSL encoded by the coding sequence GTGAACGACTCGAGCGACTCGGCGATGAACGTGATTTCAGTCCTACCGAAGGACGCGATCCCGAGCATCGACGACCCGACGTTCGGTGATGAATACTTCGGCGGTCCCGACGACGAAGTACTGATTGTAGACCCCGGCGACGAGGCATCCCCAGCGCGCGCCTACCCGATCCGGATCCTCAACTACCACGAGATCGTCAACGACACGGTCCCGGTCGCCGACGGCGACGCGGATTCGATCGCCGTCACGTGGTGTCCGATCTGCGGCAGTGCGGTCGTGTACGAAGCGATCGTCGACGACCGACGGCTCACCTTTGGCGTCTCGGGGAAACTGGCCGACGACGACCTCGTGTTGTACGACCACGAGACCGACTCCGAGTGGAAGCAGTCCACCGGCGAGTGTATCGCAGGCGAGTTCGCCGGCGAGCGACTCCGCGTTCGACCCGGGCCGATGACCACGTACAGGGCCTTCCGCGAGGCGTATCCGGACGGGATCGTGCTCCAGCCCGCGTCAGAGGGGTCGGCCGCGGTGAGTGGCTACGACCCCTCCGGGTACGAAGCTTATGAAGAGCGCGAGGCGTTCGGCCTCCGTGGGATGCGCGGGGAGGGTCCGGAGCGTGAGTGGCACCGCGATGACCTCGATCCGAAAACAGTTGTCCTCGGCGTGACGCCGACTGACGGCGGCGCGCTTGGCTTTCCGCTTCCGGTCGTTGAGGCGGCGGGCGGCGTCGTGGAGGCAACGGTGGGTGACACTGATGTTGTTGTCCTCGCGACCGACGACGGTCTCCATGCCTTCGAGCAGCCGGAATTCGAACTTCGAATTGAGAGCGGCTTGGTCAGCGGTGATGGCGCGACATGGACACTCACAACAGGCGAAAGTAACGACGGCCGCCAGCTCCGGCGTGTCGAAAGCCGTCGTCTCTATGCGTTTGCGTGGCAGGACGACCATGGACGTCGTTCGTTCTACTCGCTGTGA
- a CDS encoding winged helix-turn-helix transcriptional regulator, which produces MSTDSEPLEVWCAGSDWCPITTTATLIGKKWHPVVIHRLLENGPLGFNALKEEVDGISGKVQSDVLEDLEEHGFINRTVVSEKPFRVEYSLTDRGRSLEPVIIAMRDWGREHLTAPEDQ; this is translated from the coding sequence ATGAGCACCGATTCAGAACCGTTAGAGGTCTGGTGTGCGGGCAGCGACTGGTGTCCGATTACGACGACTGCGACACTGATTGGCAAAAAGTGGCATCCAGTTGTCATTCACCGCCTCTTAGAGAACGGACCGCTGGGATTCAACGCGCTCAAAGAAGAGGTCGACGGGATCTCAGGTAAGGTCCAGTCGGACGTCCTCGAAGACCTCGAAGAACACGGATTTATTAATCGGACCGTCGTCAGCGAAAAGCCATTCCGCGTGGAATACTCGCTGACCGACCGCGGGCGGTCGCTCGAGCCCGTAATTATCGCCATGCGTGACTGGGGACGAGAACATCTCACCGCTCCGGAGGACCAGTGA
- a CDS encoding cysteine hydrolase family protein, whose amino-acid sequence MTELEIDADSTAVLITDPQIDFLKPESVVWDKVGETVEENAVVDKIRRLRDAAREGDVPVFYSPHEYEDAEYDSWEHLNTIDQIMFDTRMFDIAGDGADFVPELEPDDNTFVLSPHKQLSGFWSNDAQIQLRQRGIDTIVLAGMSANLCVESHLRDAVENGFEVLTVTDATAAAGEEALQAALTNYGFIAHETAETDDVVERLAAAE is encoded by the coding sequence ATGACCGAACTCGAAATCGATGCCGACAGCACGGCCGTCCTGATCACCGACCCGCAAATTGACTTTTTGAAGCCTGAGAGCGTTGTGTGGGACAAGGTTGGCGAGACCGTTGAGGAGAACGCCGTGGTCGATAAGATCCGCCGACTCCGCGACGCTGCTCGCGAAGGCGACGTACCCGTCTTTTATTCCCCGCACGAGTACGAGGATGCCGAGTACGACAGTTGGGAGCACCTGAACACGATCGATCAAATAATGTTCGACACGCGAATGTTCGATATCGCCGGCGACGGCGCCGATTTTGTTCCCGAGCTCGAACCCGACGACAACACGTTTGTGCTCTCACCGCACAAGCAGCTTTCCGGGTTCTGGAGCAACGACGCGCAGATTCAGCTCCGGCAGCGCGGTATTGATACCATCGTGCTCGCGGGGATGAGTGCGAATCTCTGTGTGGAGTCGCACCTGCGCGACGCAGTCGAGAACGGCTTCGAAGTGCTCACCGTCACTGACGCTACGGCGGCCGCCGGCGAGGAGGCTCTTCAGGCGGCGCTCACGAATTACGGGTTTATTGCCCACGAGACCGCCGAGACTGACGACGTTGTCGAGCGGCTAGCGGCGGCGGAGTAG
- a CDS encoding ATP-binding protein, protein MDRPSPSDRLAFKPEGVVIAVVAFALTRGTVADLLVTERGFATEVSAVLVLAVGFSVVLYGINLAVSTRDRTYTQTVLVWFINGAAAVGLVLGPLLIASSSGDATATAAAVGIVGGGAGLLVGIRGAETDRRQATVDRQIEQARLLNRILRHEVRNSVTILRGHSEILFENREETADRSKTAITDAIARIERAVDETRFLTVGTVDGGSALGPVRLDDAIRRHVERTGRDESVVAVPSVTIRADRYVDRLLDELVALPDWADTGADPLAVDVGDRYVELSVTAPGAWLSTRECDVLVEGIPEQERNDVDYGVPVVRLLVARYGGDVRVDDTDEATTLRVRLPRTGQTGADDDTPGLASGTLWRTLGIGLAAGVAMGVFFQVTTGTLPVIGALYGASVSSVGWVAHLFHSAVFATVFTVVRSEIFGRLLGESVGANVAAGVAYGLFLWFVMAGVVMSLWLNAVGVATPLPNLGPASLVGHLLWGGLVGALSSTLPPLPDRQTIRDQVLAAIGR, encoded by the coding sequence ATGGACCGACCGTCTCCGAGCGACCGTCTCGCGTTCAAACCCGAGGGCGTCGTGATAGCGGTCGTCGCGTTCGCACTGACGCGGGGGACGGTTGCCGACCTGTTGGTGACAGAACGGGGATTCGCAACGGAGGTGAGCGCGGTACTGGTGTTAGCGGTCGGGTTCAGCGTTGTCCTGTACGGGATCAACCTCGCAGTCAGCACCCGAGACCGGACGTACACCCAGACCGTTCTAGTCTGGTTTATTAACGGCGCCGCGGCGGTCGGACTCGTGCTCGGTCCGTTGCTGATTGCGTCGTCGTCGGGAGACGCCACCGCCACAGCTGCCGCCGTCGGGATCGTCGGGGGTGGCGCGGGACTGCTCGTCGGGATCCGCGGCGCGGAGACGGACCGACGGCAGGCCACCGTGGACCGGCAGATCGAACAGGCGCGACTCCTCAATCGGATCCTCAGACACGAGGTCCGGAACTCCGTCACGATCCTCCGGGGCCACTCGGAAATTTTGTTCGAGAACCGCGAAGAGACCGCCGACCGGAGCAAAACAGCGATCACCGACGCGATCGCGCGGATCGAACGGGCGGTAGACGAGACACGCTTTCTTACGGTCGGCACTGTCGACGGTGGCAGCGCGCTCGGGCCGGTACGGCTCGACGACGCGATCCGGAGACACGTGGAGCGCACCGGTCGTGACGAGTCGGTGGTGGCGGTCCCGTCGGTGACGATCAGAGCGGACCGATACGTTGATCGGCTGCTCGACGAACTCGTCGCACTCCCCGACTGGGCTGATACCGGGGCTGATCCCCTCGCGGTCGACGTCGGGGACCGGTACGTCGAATTGTCCGTCACGGCCCCCGGAGCGTGGCTCAGCACTCGCGAGTGCGACGTGCTCGTCGAGGGGATCCCCGAACAGGAGCGGAACGACGTGGACTACGGCGTCCCGGTCGTCCGGCTTCTCGTCGCGAGATACGGCGGGGATGTCAGGGTCGACGACACCGACGAGGCGACTACCCTCCGGGTGCGGCTCCCGCGGACCGGCCAAACTGGCGCGGACGACGACACGCCGGGACTCGCGAGCGGAACGCTATGGCGGACGCTCGGTATCGGGCTAGCGGCTGGCGTCGCGATGGGGGTGTTCTTTCAGGTGACGACCGGAACACTGCCGGTGATCGGCGCGCTGTACGGGGCGTCCGTCTCGTCGGTGGGGTGGGTCGCGCACCTGTTCCACAGCGCCGTGTTCGCGACCGTGTTCACCGTGGTCCGCTCGGAGATATTCGGCAGGCTGCTCGGTGAGTCCGTCGGCGCCAACGTCGCCGCGGGGGTCGCGTACGGGCTCTTCTTGTGGTTCGTCATGGCGGGAGTAGTCATGAGCCTCTGGTTGAACGCCGTGGGAGTCGCGACGCCGCTCCCAAATCTCGGCCCGGCCTCGCTCGTCGGTCACCTCCTCTGGGGCGGACTCGTCGGCGCGCTCTCGTCGACACTGCCGCCGCTTCCAGACCGGCAGACGATCCGGGATCAAGTGTTAGCAGCCATCGGTCGATGA
- a CDS encoding DUF3179 domain-containing protein: MVQIDRRSLLGALGVGMSSVSGCLGSSDVGAESGSITDSSDGSTGSAVEGPPTVGRSLPAAYTAAELEAATRSGGPPPDGIPAIEDPQFAEATDPPALLDGGDPVFGVVLDGEAKAYPQSVLVWHEIVNDAIAGTPVSVTYCPLTGTAQGFYRGETTFGVSGQLINANLVMFDRATEEWWPQMLATRITGDDPGDHLEEFRVVWTTWERWRSAHPETVVLTDDTGFARNYGSDPYGGYNPRSGYYAGGSFLFPPLTEDNRLAPKTVVIGMRSANGAVAVRKETLREERVIEFDLGGVRHAAVYDEPLDTGYVYRSGDAPESDGTDSVDLETATLSWEDGDVVVDGAVHAPDSLPFEREIVFDAMWFAWYGYYPMTDLHR, translated from the coding sequence ATGGTACAAATTGACAGACGATCCCTTCTCGGCGCCCTCGGGGTCGGGATGTCTTCGGTTTCGGGGTGTCTCGGATCTTCCGACGTCGGCGCCGAATCTGGGTCGATTACCGACAGCTCTGACGGATCGACCGGGTCGGCTGTCGAGGGACCGCCGACAGTCGGGCGGTCGCTCCCGGCGGCGTACACCGCCGCCGAGCTCGAAGCGGCGACCCGATCCGGCGGGCCGCCGCCCGACGGCATTCCCGCGATCGAGGACCCGCAGTTCGCCGAGGCGACGGACCCCCCGGCGTTGCTTGATGGCGGTGATCCGGTGTTCGGCGTCGTCCTCGACGGCGAGGCGAAAGCGTACCCGCAGTCCGTCCTCGTCTGGCACGAGATCGTCAACGACGCTATCGCCGGGACGCCCGTCTCCGTGACGTACTGTCCGCTCACCGGCACCGCACAGGGATTCTACCGCGGCGAGACGACGTTCGGGGTCTCGGGACAGCTGATCAACGCGAACCTCGTCATGTTCGACCGGGCGACCGAGGAGTGGTGGCCGCAGATGCTCGCGACGCGGATCACCGGCGACGACCCCGGCGATCACTTGGAGGAGTTCCGGGTCGTCTGGACGACGTGGGAACGGTGGCGTTCGGCTCATCCCGAGACGGTCGTGCTCACCGACGACACCGGATTCGCCCGGAACTACGGCAGCGATCCGTACGGCGGGTACAATCCCCGAAGCGGGTACTACGCCGGCGGTTCCTTCCTGTTTCCACCGCTCACGGAGGACAACCGGCTCGCCCCGAAAACCGTCGTGATCGGGATGCGCTCGGCGAACGGCGCCGTCGCTGTCCGCAAGGAGACGCTCCGCGAGGAGCGGGTCATCGAGTTCGATCTCGGCGGTGTCCGCCACGCGGCCGTCTACGACGAACCGCTCGACACCGGGTACGTGTACCGGAGCGGAGATGCCCCCGAGAGCGACGGGACCGATAGCGTCGACCTCGAAACCGCGACGCTCTCGTGGGAGGATGGGGACGTCGTCGTCGACGGCGCCGTTCACGCTCCCGACTCGCTGCCGTTCGAGCGGGAGATCGTCTTCGACGCCATGTGGTTCGCCTGGTACGGCTACTACCCTATGACCGACCTCCACCGATGA
- a CDS encoding prenyltransferase, translating into MSETGPRHGGKDGEPERRVVLVALWQMSRPAQLALIALVYALGVAMAFGRGAEAEAGAVVVGLAALLPTAASVHYANEYADAETDALTDRTPFSGGSGALVESGLPRSLALHAAVASGAVGVALLIAGTAPVDGRVLGAVPAAVLVGILLAGWQYSVRPLRLAWKGLGEVTNTVLGGVALPLYGFSVVTGGVTVAAALATLPFALVVFVNLLETQWPDRRADAAVGKRTLATRWSAGRLRLAYGLGSLAAAGSAVALAFLGAVFPLFVTLGTILPMVGLVPGYYRFTRRETPLPAVVTMVLVAAGSTVGWSLVATGAVSG; encoded by the coding sequence GTGAGCGAGACCGGACCGCGCCACGGAGGCAAGGACGGCGAGCCGGAGCGCCGTGTCGTTCTTGTAGCTCTCTGGCAGATGTCCCGACCGGCGCAACTCGCGCTGATCGCGCTCGTGTACGCGCTCGGCGTCGCGATGGCGTTCGGTCGAGGCGCGGAGGCGGAGGCGGGAGCAGTCGTGGTCGGGCTGGCAGCGCTGCTGCCGACCGCCGCGAGCGTTCACTACGCGAACGAGTACGCGGACGCCGAGACGGACGCGCTCACCGACCGGACACCCTTCTCGGGCGGCAGCGGTGCGCTGGTCGAGAGCGGGCTTCCCCGGTCTCTCGCACTCCATGCCGCAGTCGCGTCGGGGGCAGTCGGAGTCGCGCTGCTCATTGCCGGCACGGCGCCGGTCGACGGTCGGGTGCTGGGAGCGGTCCCGGCGGCGGTCCTCGTCGGGATACTCCTCGCCGGCTGGCAGTACTCAGTCAGGCCACTCCGACTCGCGTGGAAGGGACTCGGTGAAGTGACGAACACAGTGCTCGGCGGGGTCGCGCTGCCGCTGTATGGGTTCTCGGTCGTCACCGGCGGCGTCACCGTCGCCGCCGCGCTCGCGACCCTTCCCTTCGCGCTCGTGGTGTTCGTGAACCTCTTGGAGACGCAGTGGCCCGACCGCCGCGCGGACGCAGCCGTCGGGAAGCGAACGCTCGCGACGCGGTGGTCCGCCGGTCGACTCCGGCTGGCCTACGGCCTCGGAAGTCTCGCCGCCGCGGGGTCCGCCGTCGCGCTCGCATTTCTCGGTGCCGTGTTCCCGCTATTTGTCACGCTCGGGACCATACTGCCGATGGTCGGTCTCGTCCCCGGGTACTACCGATTCACGAGACGCGAGACGCCCCTTCCGGCCGTGGTGACGATGGTGCTCGTCGCCGCGGGATCGACCGTCGGGTGGAGTCTTGTCGCCACAGGAGCGGTCTCCGGATAG
- a CDS encoding peroxiredoxin family protein: MSDTTASPTADGVPDFELPNAGAGPDPFSLSAAAAADADTDAVVLLFQRDYHCGNCRKQVQAIGDRYDEFGALNAAVVSILPEPVERASEWQESYDLPFALLADPNTDVSDAYDQPVRFGVLGSLHDLVGRMPVAMVLDTRSDEPVVAYTYEGRMPADRPEIDDLLDEIRTLRGE, from the coding sequence ATGAGCGATACGACTGCGTCACCGACGGCGGACGGCGTGCCGGACTTCGAACTGCCGAACGCCGGCGCCGGTCCGGATCCATTTTCTCTTTCCGCCGCCGCCGCGGCCGATGCCGACACGGACGCTGTGGTGCTGCTGTTCCAGCGGGACTACCACTGTGGGAATTGCCGGAAACAGGTCCAAGCGATCGGCGACAGGTACGACGAGTTCGGGGCGCTGAACGCCGCCGTTGTCTCGATCCTCCCGGAACCCGTCGAGCGAGCCAGCGAGTGGCAGGAGTCGTACGACCTCCCGTTCGCGCTGCTCGCCGATCCGAACACCGACGTGAGCGACGCGTACGACCAGCCCGTGCGGTTCGGCGTCCTCGGTTCGCTCCACGACCTGGTCGGCCGGATGCCAGTCGCGATGGTCCTCGACACTCGGTCTGACGAGCCCGTCGTCGCGTACACCTACGAGGGACGGATGCCCGCGGACCGCCCGGAAATCGACGACCTGCTCGACGAGATCAGGACGCTGCGTGGCGAGTGA
- a CDS encoding DUF547 domain-containing protein: MLTPESTSVPDPDRALSDDPDSTSTEGPSLVAASQRFLRAVRAPDDRGHVLDAARERLADASPDELDALGPDERLAFWLNVYNAATGGALLAEPERFEDRRQFFGEPIVSVAGTDLSLDQIEHGILRGSQWKYGLGYVPNPFASAFVRRHRVADTDPRIHFALNCGAASCPAVAAYDADDVDEQLDVAAGSYLRSETVVEDGTARVPRHLLWYRGDFGGRSGIRALLREYDAIDPDSISRIRYHEYDWSLALDAFRTEEESR, translated from the coding sequence ATGTTAACACCCGAGTCGACGTCCGTACCGGACCCCGACCGGGCACTCTCAGACGATCCCGACTCTACATCTACCGAGGGTCCCTCCCTTGTCGCTGCCTCGCAGCGATTCCTCCGCGCGGTCCGAGCCCCCGACGATCGCGGACACGTACTCGACGCCGCCCGAGAGCGGCTCGCCGACGCCTCGCCCGACGAACTGGACGCGCTCGGCCCCGATGAGCGACTCGCGTTTTGGCTCAACGTCTACAACGCGGCGACCGGGGGCGCGCTGCTCGCGGAGCCGGAGCGGTTCGAGGACCGGCGGCAGTTCTTCGGCGAACCGATCGTCTCCGTCGCCGGGACTGACCTGAGTCTCGATCAGATTGAACACGGGATTCTCCGCGGCTCACAGTGGAAGTACGGGCTGGGCTACGTCCCGAATCCCTTCGCATCGGCGTTCGTCCGTCGGCACCGCGTCGCCGATACCGATCCCCGAATCCACTTCGCGCTCAACTGCGGCGCCGCCTCCTGTCCCGCGGTCGCGGCCTACGACGCCGACGACGTGGACGAACAGCTCGACGTCGCCGCCGGCTCGTATCTGCGAAGCGAGACGGTCGTCGAGGACGGGACCGCTCGCGTGCCGCGCCACCTCCTGTGGTACCGTGGCGACTTCGGCGGGCGGTCGGGCATCCGTGCGCTCCTCCGCGAGTACGACGCGATCGATCCCGACTCGATCTCGCGGATCCGCTACCACGAGTACGACTGGTCGCTCGCGCTCGATGCGTTCCGGACCGAGGAGGAGAGCCGATGA
- a CDS encoding TSUP family transporter yields the protein MTLALSVELVATIAVVVGVAGAVNGVAGFGFAVVGTMVLAATLDPATAVTFMIIPMFAVNLALVGDLTREELRTCGTRFAPLLVAALIGTLLGMALLDRLPEAPLRILLGFVSLGFVATNQHAVPLPSLPVLSEREFADTPLVMAVVGVVSGVLFGATNVGVQLVAFVRSFDLSHGLFVGVVALVFVGINGLRVGAAGALGLYPDLGLVLASVAAAVPAVAGVAVGKRLRERVSERLRRGVVLGLLTVIGVRLILGGAGIL from the coding sequence ATGACCCTCGCGCTTTCCGTCGAACTGGTGGCGACGATCGCCGTCGTCGTCGGGGTCGCGGGCGCCGTCAACGGGGTCGCAGGGTTCGGATTCGCCGTCGTTGGGACCATGGTACTCGCCGCGACACTCGATCCCGCGACCGCCGTCACGTTCATGATCATTCCGATGTTCGCCGTCAATCTCGCGCTCGTCGGCGATCTCACGCGCGAGGAGCTCCGCACGTGCGGAACCCGGTTCGCGCCGCTGCTCGTCGCCGCTCTCATCGGCACTCTCCTCGGGATGGCACTCCTCGACCGGCTCCCGGAAGCCCCGCTCCGGATCCTGCTCGGGTTCGTCTCGCTCGGCTTCGTCGCGACGAATCAGCACGCCGTCCCGTTACCGTCACTCCCTGTCCTGAGCGAGCGGGAGTTTGCCGATACGCCGCTCGTCATGGCTGTCGTCGGCGTCGTCTCAGGCGTCCTGTTCGGCGCGACAAATGTCGGAGTCCAGCTCGTCGCGTTCGTTCGGAGCTTCGACCTCTCACACGGGCTGTTCGTCGGCGTCGTCGCGCTCGTGTTCGTCGGCATCAACGGTCTGCGGGTCGGCGCTGCTGGAGCGCTCGGACTGTACCCGGATCTCGGTCTCGTCCTCGCGTCGGTCGCCGCCGCGGTCCCGGCCGTCGCGGGCGTCGCAGTCGGAAAACGCCTCCGCGAGCGCGTGAGCGAACGCCTCCGGCGCGGGGTCGTCTTGGGGCTGTTGACGGTCATCGGCGTTCGGCTGATCCTCGGCGGCGCGGGAATCCTGTGA